The DNA sequence TGGAGTTAGTTTGCTTTATTTTAGGGGATTAAGATGAAGGGAACTAAAGCTACTTCACTCCTGAATGAGAGCATCCCCAGAGGGGTTTAATGCATGTTAATATCACATCATTAGTTAATTAGTCTTAACTTCCCTGAGTTTCcctatatagacaagccctgagagaagaTCCAGGAAAACGAGTGTTTGCGCTTGGCCCTGCTGATGTCTTGTTTGCTTTATCCTGTTATGTAAAGCAGTGCAGGAGAGGCACAGGAATCTCATCAAAACTtatacacacaccccatccccctggGACGACAGAGCAAAGAAGGTGACAGGAGACAAAACGGTGGGCAGAGAAGCTCAGGAGCAGAAGAAGGAACCATTTTGTGGATTTATGTGGCTATTTGACAAAAAGATTAATGATGCAGCTATGTGTATATCTGCAAATTGGCATTATACATAGTATGGTCTGCAGAGATTCAATAGGCTATTGGGGTATGGAGAGAGGATATTAAACTGAAAAAAGGTATGAAATGGTAAAAGTTCTTACAATGAGACTTTTCCCGGGATCTTTAGTATCTAGTAGAGATCCTTAGTTTCCCAAGAGTCAGTGGTCCATTGCTTGGGACTAGGAAAGGTACTGTATGTCTCGAGGGGTCATAGAATCCCCATTTTTAAAGGGCATCCCTTATTTGGTGCCCAGGTCTGTATATCAGTAAGACCCAATTTGATCATATGCTATGATATAAATTTATGATTTTGTCCTGTATAGGATTTTGTAACAGGAATTGTCAGGTGGAGTCCCTTAAAAATCCTTTGTCCCTGACAGTTGTCCTTTATTTCCTTGAAACATATGTTAtagggactgatcctgcattGGCCAAAGGCCCTCGCAGTCAGGACTAGGTTATTTCCTGCTCTGACTTCTGCATTTCTAAAATGACAATGCCAGGCCAAACCTGCATTTGTTTTGGAGACTCTCTCCCCTTCCACACATGGGTTGGCGCTTTTActcttttattataaaaatataacataTTTGCACTGTTTTGAATAGCTTGTGAGTCTGGATGCCATTAGTAAtgtatacaaataataatgaacaaGTTAGTGGCAGAccagagaacagaacccaggagtccagacgtttatttttaatgcagagaATGTTAAAGTGAGAACTGTAACCTTTTAATTTTAGGGCTATGGAATTAAGTTTTACTCGGACATGGAATATTATGAAGGGGAATGGAGTGGTGGGAAAAGAAGCGGCTGGGGCAGAATGTACTACAAGGATGGATCCATCTATGAAGGACAATGGTTGGAAGACCAACACAGTGGCCAAGGAATGCTTCGCTTAAGTAGGTTCCAACAGCTTCTACACTTGAGACATTTGCTGGAACTTTGTCTTGACCACCAGCGCCCCATTTTGTCTTGATATCTAGGTAATACCTCCACCATCCCTAAGTATGACCTATTAGGGGTGTGGATTCTTCCCCAAATCTCCCTCCCACAACTTTTGGTCTTGGATTCCAGAGAGAGGGGGAGCATcttctggatggcattgttttATCTCTTTGCTCCACAAAGATGGTGAGCTCATGCTACCCCTATACAGCTCTGAGTGTCTCAAGTCAACACACATTTAACTCATGCTTACAATAGTAGTAAATTGCCAGAATGGGCAGAGAGGCAGGTTAGAGGATGTACTACTTGTATGAGTAAAGAACAAATGTCTCTGGGATCAAACCAAATGCTTTGCCAAACACACTTTCTAACTGGTGCATCTGACAAGAAATTTGGTTTCTccagtatttattttttctgactttgtgtttattttgcttttctttaaagggataaaacttttttgtttgtttgttgttgatTGTTAATCAATGGTTTTAAACATTGTCCCTCTCCAAAGCCCTGTGCTCATTGGGATGAGTCCGCAACAAACACAGGGGATCTTCAGGGCTCAACACTAATTCAGAAATAACACAATATGTATGAATTGGAAATTTCAGGAGGAGTCTCATCATAAAAATAGAATTTTGGTTTGGCTGGAGTTTGATCAAATGTAATCTAAAGATAAGAATCCCAATCTTTCTCAAATAGAAGATTTTGTGTTTCAGGAAGATTTTAGAAGGAAATATTGGCTCCAGTGTTATGTGGGTCTTCATCTAATTGTTTCCCCAAGTGAATGCCATACTAGTAAACTGATAAAGCAAAGCAGCTAGGAAGTGTAAGCAATACCTTTAATATGCATTGCATACACACCAGAGATATCACCTTTGCTATACATGTAAATTCCCATTAGACCAATGATTCATCTTTGTTAAATCAACACCAATAACCAACTTTCCATATATAAGTCACATAGCTCATCTGCTTCACTCCTCCTCTAGTTTATAAATTAAATGCCTCAGTTACTAGTCAGTGCCCTTCAGCTCCTATTGAAGCCTAAAAATGATCAAGACCAAAGTAAAAACAAGGattttgtaataaattatttTGGGGTTGTAGCTATGTTATACAACGTGTATTATGTAACTATATACATACCATTTACAGATGGATTCCAGTAATTTCTGGCTGGATGCTGACATCTTAAACAATGCCTCATTACAACTCTTTTGGCATAATAAACAAAGCTGATCATCAACACCACTGACCCACTTCTTTTTGCTGATGATGGGAATTCAACTTGAAGCACTCCTTCCACTTATAGTAAtctacaacattaaaaaattaaagcagGCATCATGTTCTGAGCATTAATTGATAACACAGTACTGTCAGTTGAGGGCCACAATTTTTTAACTTTGTGAAGGCTTCAGGTTTGACATGCCTATATATGTTATAgtttaaaaagttgatttttaaacattttctctaaTTTTCATAGCTACATTATTTTTCTCAGTTTGTCATATTTGGTACCACTGCATTTGTGGGAGAAAGGGCTTTAGAATTATACCTAGTCTGATCCATTTCTGACACAGTATTGTCAAAATTTCCACCAACTGGAGGAcatggagctgggagccagggagcagcaTGTCCTCTTGTGACACTGCAACGGGTAACACCACTGAAATTATGATTTTGTAGATTTTTGCAAATCAAATGACACCTCCCTTACCTTTGTATCATTAACTTGCCCACACAATTACACGTGCTCCCAGCCTATCAAGGGTGAGTCATTGGTTGCTGTCTTCTCTGTTTCAGAGCCCAGCTACTTCTGTCACAGCCTGGAACTGATTATAAGCTGGATTCCTTGTGGTTAAAATTAGCCAGCACAATTATTTGATGCCCACAAGCTTAATATATTCAGCTCAGTCTCTGGAAACATGCCCACGTGCTGAAAGCTTTGCAATGGGGAAAGAAAAGCAGCTCTTCAATGGAGGTCATGATGAGCTGCAACCCAAGATTAAATTGCTTATACTGGCAGAATGCCTGGAGAGGATGATCTTAGACTAGGGAATCACATTGATTTACTGGCTCAGTTATAGTCCATTACAGGAAGATTTTAAACCAAACCATAGCAAATGTACAACAGAGACCAAGGCTATGAACAATAGTGTTTCAACTGCCATGGAAAGAGTACAGATAGGACCTCCAGTATTTCAATTTATCCTGAGTGTTTGATAGAATGGGGCTATCAGGGCCAGCCTCATGACTTGCTGGGTCTCCAAGCTGCTGGGACAAGAGAACAGAAAAGATCAGAGCCTGAGTGGACCTTTTGGCCATCTAGGTGCTGGATGAAACTTCATTAAAAGTGCCATCCTCATTGTCCCTGGCTCTCTTCTACAAACCCAAGCTAACCTATCTGTGTAATatccatagggtgaccagatattaaggggaaaatatcaggaccaccatggggggggggctttttttgttttgctttttttacactcacccatCCAGTagttcggcggcaatttggcagagagCCCTTCAGTCATGGACGGTCTTCGGTGGTATTTCAGTGGGGGGTAATAAAGCTTGCCATCAAAGACAGAAGCACTCACTGCCGAAATACCACCCAAGACCATCCATGACTGAAGGACtttctgccgaattgccgccaaagaccaggaaacaaaatattgggacaaatggcatcccgaccGTACTCTGGTTGGGACATGGGACAATCTcctcaaaatcgggacagtcccgattttatcaggatgtttggtcaccctaaataTCCACCTTCAAAAGGGTGGTCCACTTTCTATTCTGTTGCCCTTACCAAGTGCTGATAATTCCCAAATACCCCAATGTTCTCTGCAGTGTTAGCCCAAAAGTGTCCTCACCACCACCAATGCAAAGGATGCTGAAGTTCGCCTGGACTCACAGGTGCCTCCAACCAATGTTATAAGTAAAGTAGATAGAAATTAACACTATTTTGGAGGGAGTGTGTTGTGACCAgaaacactgcagctgggaaagaGATGCTCAAGAGTGGCCTGTTATGAAATGATCATGATGGTGACCCCTATGATATTCCAGCATCCCTCAGAGTTAAAGTCCTAGGTGACTGCCATAATCACAGACCTAAAGCCACCCCTGTGAAGGCTCTCTCATTTCCTTGCAGCTCTATATTGTGTGTAGGTGGCACTCTTTCCTGTCCGTCATGGTCTGAGTCTTAAACAATATGGAGTATAAAACTGTTTAAAAGAGTCTTACTTCTGTATGCCGAAAAATTGTAGGAGGCAcaatagagctgagcaaataatttgtACATGTAATTTATCTAACAAATGTGTTTTCTGTGCATGAAATGTCCATGAACAAATCAcattttctgtgaatattcttAAACGGTGGTTCATTCACAAGAAGTTAACTGCAAGTATTTGAAATTCAGATTATTTTGATTAGACACAAAGGTCACCCAATATCTTCCTGTTTCCTGACTGCATGAGGAGAATTCTTAGAGCCAGGATTCCAGTGTGAACAGTTGTGATTATAGATCTGAATTTGTATTCCCTAACTTTTCTGCaacatttgtttaaaatttgCTATTCCTCAGCACTAAATGTGTTTATTTAGAATATTTGAGGAAACTGAATACAACATGCATGTGAACACCATAAAGTGAATCAATGCAACACTAAAAATAAGTATTTATCTACATTTTTGCTCCATTAGATTTCCCCTTCTGGATGGAGCCAGGCGGAAGTTTTATGTATATGTTGACTTATCTGTGTTTTGTTGATTTGTTTAAATTCAATTCACCTAATGAAAATGTGCACCCTTTCATTGTCTGTCCACATCTTTATTTGACCCATTACAGCAAATGAAAATCGGTATGAAGGAACATggaaagatggaaaaaaacatgGCCTAGGAAAGTTTTTCTATCTGAATAAAGGCCAGTTGTTTGAGGGTTTCTGGGTAGCAGATATTCCGAAGTGTGGAACTATGATTGACTTTGGAAGAGAAGAAGCTCCTACTCCTACACAGTATCCAATACCCAAGGTAACTCTGCTTGGAAATTTAACCTTTGGTGTGTTCACAGACAGCACACGTTACAGCTGTCACCATTAGATTTTAAGCCATTTAAGTAGTATTTATTTCTTCTTTGAGCGATTGTGTCCACATGGATTCCTCACTCATGGTGTGTATGAGCCCCATTGCATGTAAGATTGGATTCCTTTGGCCAGCGATGTCTTTTAAGGCCCCACCAGTGCCCTAGATGTCCTTGTGCCCCCCTACCTAGGATATAAACGATGAAGTGGGCCCAATTGTTACTGCCTATGGCAGTGAGACAAAATCCTACTTAACTTTGAGTTTGCCTGttgcctttaaaaacattaaaacttttttttttacactatctttgttacttttttttttcctaggtaATTAGTAGGCTCCCTGGTACTGGGATTTAAGCTGTTATGGAAGAAAGCTAAATCTTCAGGGCTTAAGACAAGCCTCTCTTATGATGCTTCTATGCAACTCAGTGGTGGACACTCTACACCTGAGATGAGTTGAAGACATGTCAACTCTTATCTCAGTTCTGAGGTTCCTGGAGAGGGAAGCCCATGTCTCAACTTGTCTCTGGAGCAATGCTTCTTCCTACTCCTTCTTGAAGAATTTGACAAGTGGATCAGAATTGACAACTGGGGTCTCTTAGAGATCTCAGACCTGAAGTTCAGGGTGGATAGTGGCTCAACTGGGGCACTAGCTAAGAGGGGCATGGAGGGACGACTGAGCCTTAGCTACAGCCTTCTTCTCCATGTCTGAGGAGGGTTTCATTAAATGCTCCTAAAGAAATAACTTTAGGCAGGCATCCCTAGCCTTCTGAGTCAGctaggggaaaaagcagcaaatggaACAAAGCTCAGGGATATCCCTTTTGCCTCAAGGGACTTATAgaaccataggactggaagggacctcaagaggtcatccagttcagtctcctgcactcatggcaggactaagtatttctagatcatccctgacaggtgtttgtctaacttgctcttaaagagctccaatgatggagattctacaacctccttgggcaatttattccaatgcttaaccactctgatagtgagtaagttttttctaatgtgcaacctaaaccactcttgctgcaatttaagcttcttgtcctatcctcagaggttaaggaaaaccatttttctctcctcctccttgtaacaatctttcatgtacttgaaaactgttatcatgtcccctctcagtcttcttttctccagactaaacaagcccagtttttttcaatcttcccacacagtcatgttttctagacctttaatcatttttgttgctcttctctgaactttcccaagtccatatctttcctgacatgtgacacccagaactggacacaatacttcaggcttaatcagcgcggagtagagaggaagaattacttctcatatcttgcttataacactcctcctaatacatcccagaatggcaTTTGCTTCTTTTGCAACAATGTTGCATTTCTCCCCAGTTcaggaacccccaccctcttGGGACCTCAGTATAATAACAAGTTGTTGTGTTCCTTCTCTGAGCCCTTAGCACCCTTTACCCTGTACCACCTATCAATTAAAGCTGCCCCTTTAGTATCTAGTACATCATCTCAAAGGGTAGGGGAGATTCAGGCTCTTATGGTGGGTCCCCTTTATACAGTGTTTAATTAGAACAGTATTATTCCCAGGCCTCATCTCCAATTCCTAGCCAAAATTGTTTCAGAATTCCATATGaactaaattaattaatttaccaGTTTTCTTCCCCAAGCCTCACTCAACTCCAGGGAGGGGACTTTGTATGCTTGATATAGTAAGGGCATTACCATACTACTTTAACAGGACAAAATCATTCAGGAACAACCTAGACTGTTTGTGCCCTTTGCAGATAGGGTTAAGGGTCAGGCAATACATAACCtaaaagacaaataaataaataaaacaaataaaaagacaaatgcaaagtgctccacttaggaaggaacaatcagtttcacacatacagaatgggaagagactgtctaggaaggagtatggcagaaagagatctaggggtcatagcggaccacaagctaaatatgagtcaacagtgtgatactgttgcaaaaaaaaacaaacgtgattctgggatgcattaacaggtgtgttgtaaacaagacacgagaagtaattcttccgctctactctgcgctggttaggagtattgtgtccagttctgggcactgcatttcaagaaagatgtggagagattggagagggtccagagaagagcaacaagaatgattaaaggtcttgagaacatgacctatgaaggaaggctgaaagaattgggtttatttagtttggaaaagagaagactgagaggggacatgatagcagttttcaggtatctaaaagggtgtcatcaggaggagggagaaaacttgttcaccttagcctctaatgatagaacaagaagcaatgggcttaaactgcagcaagggagatttaggttggacattaggaaaaagttcctaactgtcagggtagttaaacactggaataaattgcctagggaggttgtggaatctccagctctggagatatttaagagtaggttagataaatgtctatcagggatggtctagacagtatttggtcctgccatgagggcaggggactggactcaatgacc is a window from the Gopherus evgoodei ecotype Sinaloan lineage chromosome 13, rGopEvg1_v1.p, whole genome shotgun sequence genome containing:
- the MORN3 gene encoding MORN repeat-containing protein 3 isoform X2, with translation MPIVKYPRTVEPLWNEWDRKAQKCGLRHTIYAVNRDHYTGEWLDNLKHGKGTQTWKSTGAIYNGDWKFGKRDGYGTYSIPDPVTKEYKKVYSGWWKNDKKCGYGIKFYSDMEYYEGEWSGGKRSGWGRMYYKDGSIYEGQWLEDQHSGQGMLRLTNENRYEGTWKDGKKHGLGKFFYLNKGQLFEGFWVADIPKCGTMIDFGREEAPTPTQYPIPKINWPIQMMF